From the genome of Aspergillus fumigatus Af293 chromosome 1, whole genome shotgun sequence, one region includes:
- a CDS encoding putative L-cystine transporter, translated as MFCWSASFYPQPISNFRRRSTVGLAIDFPTINVLGFVCYTAYTSAFLYSPVIRRQYAARHPSDEESTVRFNDFAFALHAVILSTLVYTQFWPKIWGFKVSRFQTVSKPVLGLFWGSNAAIGIVVCIVLVKSPDRGYDPSTWAWIDVIYALSYVKLIITIVKYVPQAWVNYKRKSTEGWSISQILFDLTGGVFSLLQLVLDSSFQSDWSGITGNPVKFLLSNVTILFDLVFVVQHYILYRDSMEGKIDRHPDLVTPLLSDPRGASA; from the exons ATGTTCTGCTGGTCGGCATCCTTTTATCCGCAGCCTATCAGTAATTTTCGACGACGTTCAACTGTCGGGCTGGCCATTGACTTTCCCACAATCAACGTCCTGGGCTTCGTCTGCTATACAGCATATACATCTGCCTTTCTTTACTCTCCTGTGATTCGGCGGCAATACGCTGCCCGTCACCCTTCGGATGAGGAGTCGACAGTGCGCTTCAACgactttgcctttgccttgCATGCTGTCATCCTCAGCACGTTAGTTTACACACAATTTTGGCCTAAGATCTGGGGCTTCAAAGTCTCCCGCTTCCAGACCGTTAGTAAGCCGGTTCTTGGCCTCTTCTGGGGCTCCAATGCAGCAATAGGTATAGTAGTTTGCATTGTGTTGGTTAAAAGCCCTGACCGAGGATACGATCCATCCACCTGGGCATGGATCGACGTG ATTTACGCTCTTTCGTACGTGAAGTTGATCATCACCATTGTGAAGTACGTCCCTCAGGCGTGGGTCAATTATAAAAGAAAGTCCACAGAGGGGTGGAGTATCTCCCAGATACTTTTCGACTTGACTGGTGGggtcttttctcttctgcaacTAGTTTTGGACTCTTCATTTCAGAGCGACTGGAGTGGTATTACCGGAAACCCTGTGAAGTTCTTATTGTCAAACGTGACCATTCTGTTTGATTTGGTCTTTGTTGTGCAGCACTATATCCTCTACAGAGACTCCATGGAAGGCAAGATCGATCGCCATCCAGACCTCGTCACCCCCCTATTGTCGGACCCAAGAGGTGCTAGCGCTTGA